A window of Cryptomeria japonica chromosome 3, Sugi_1.0, whole genome shotgun sequence contains these coding sequences:
- the LOC131034358 gene encoding E3 ubiquitin-protein ligase ATL23, whose amino-acid sequence MVTALHTIEKRMWEALLAFLMLCGGSAVMVLLYMWFAWYASLYAMRLRADTTGNGGTKNGLSVSDIQKLPTFICTTHSESLSVDTDGYGRRTVVKSGYEVFLCEDSECTVCLEQFKDGERCLLMPICRHCFHVDCAKAWLSKQPHCPVCRTSAQPKYEPQQKVNFGSNQHAPDAVTIDVLSQE is encoded by the coding sequence ATGGTAACTGCCCTGCACACCATTGAGAAAAGAATGTGGGAAGCTCTTCTGGCATTCCTCATGCTCTGTGGTGGTTCTGCTGTCATGGTGCTTCTTTACATGTGGTTTGCCTGGTATGCTTCTCTGTATGCAATGAGATTGAGGGCTGATACTACTGGTAATGGCGGCACAAAGAATGGGCTCTCTGTTTCTGATATCCAGAAGCTCCCCACATTCATATGCACCACTCACAGTGAAAGTTTGAGTGTTGATACAGATGGGTATGGAAGGAGGACTGTAGTGAAGAGTGGTTATGAAGTTTTTCTCTGTGAAGATTCAGAATGCACTGTATGTTTGGAGCAGTTCAAGGATGGAGAAAGGTGTTTGCTTATGCCCATTTGCAGACATTGCTTCCATGTTGACTGTGCAAAAGCTTGGCTTTCCAAGCAACCTCACTGCCCTGTTTGCAGAACCAGTGCTCAGCCCAAATATGAGCCACAACAGAAGGTGAACTTTGGGTCTAATCAACATGCTCCTGATGCTGTAACCATTGATGTTTTGTCTCAGGAATGA